A stretch of the Candidatus Jettenia sp. AMX2 genome encodes the following:
- the miaB gene encoding tRNA (N6-isopentenyl adenosine(37)-C2)-methylthiotransferase MiaB codes for MINSADCVIDDQQYKTVFFETFGCQMNKLDAELSLGLLQEEGYRIVDKANEADVILFNTCSVRQHAEDKVYSHLGALRTLKKKRPDVIVGVLGCMAQKDGEGIVKRMPHVDLVCGTRMFSQLPDLILKIRNHGSHVIAIDEDQVVNVKRTVAYRPNVNQAFVTVMRGCDTFCSYCIVPYVRGREVSRTTDDISEEVQSLVANGCREITLLGQNINSYGKDLPGNVTLGDLLSELNGLDGLERIKFVTSHPADVSREFIRTVSCLEKVCEHLHMPAQSGSDRILKGMRRGYTSGYYRELVHFARKLIPQLTVASDFIVGFPGETEEDFQETVRLMEEIRFQNCFVFKYSPRTGTKAAELKDDVPDEVKRSRNHTLLELQKRISLEENRKMIGRQVQVLVEGTSKSDPNRVSGRTRQNHIVVFNSPLNLTGKLVDVTIREVTDLTLSGELTNPPVQEKK; via the coding sequence ATGATCAATTCGGCAGATTGTGTTATTGATGACCAGCAATACAAGACTGTTTTCTTTGAAACCTTCGGATGCCAGATGAATAAACTCGATGCCGAACTTTCATTGGGGCTATTGCAGGAAGAAGGATACAGGATTGTTGATAAAGCCAATGAAGCAGATGTTATTTTATTCAATACCTGTAGTGTACGTCAGCATGCCGAAGATAAGGTATATTCACACCTCGGAGCCCTCAGGACTTTAAAGAAAAAGCGCCCTGACGTCATCGTGGGAGTCCTTGGATGTATGGCGCAAAAAGACGGTGAAGGTATCGTGAAACGCATGCCGCACGTTGACCTCGTTTGCGGGACGCGTATGTTCTCACAATTGCCCGATCTTATCCTGAAGATTAGGAATCATGGGTCACATGTTATTGCTATAGATGAGGATCAGGTCGTTAACGTAAAAAGGACTGTGGCCTACCGCCCGAATGTTAATCAGGCATTTGTTACGGTTATGCGGGGTTGTGATACCTTTTGTTCCTATTGCATCGTGCCATATGTCCGTGGCAGGGAAGTCAGCAGAACAACTGACGATATAAGCGAAGAGGTACAATCGCTTGTTGCAAATGGCTGCAGGGAAATTACCCTTCTTGGACAAAATATAAATTCGTATGGAAAGGATTTGCCCGGTAACGTTACGCTGGGTGATCTCCTTTCTGAATTGAACGGTTTAGACGGGCTTGAAAGGATCAAATTTGTTACCTCTCATCCTGCTGATGTAAGCCGTGAGTTCATTCGTACCGTAAGTTGTCTGGAAAAGGTGTGTGAGCATTTGCATATGCCTGCACAATCAGGCTCTGACCGGATACTGAAGGGGATGCGCCGGGGATATACTTCCGGCTATTACCGCGAATTAGTCCATTTTGCCAGGAAGCTTATTCCTCAGCTTACGGTAGCAAGTGATTTTATCGTGGGCTTTCCGGGTGAAACGGAAGAGGATTTTCAGGAAACAGTACGGCTGATGGAGGAGATACGTTTCCAGAACTGTTTCGTATTCAAATATTCACCTCGTACCGGTACGAAAGCAGCCGAGTTGAAAGACGATGTCCCTGATGAGGTTAAAAGGTCAAGAAATCATACGCTGCTGGAGCTGCAAAAACGTATCAGCCTGGAGGAAAACAGAAAGATGATAGGCAGGCAGGTTCAGGTGCTTGTTGAGGGTACGAGCAAATCGGATCCAAACAGGGTGTCCGGCCGTACCAGACAAAACCATATCGTTGTTTTCAATAGCCCGTTAAACCTGACCGGGAAGCTGGTCGATGTGACGATACGTGAAGTGACGGATCTTACTTTGTCCGGTGAGTTAACGAATCCACCGGTACAGGAAAAGAAATAA
- a CDS encoding UPF0175 family protein: MDKKMKVIKLSDNLYKKLEKASKMHGMEVNDLVTKAIKEGVELLNEKNILELYRNRKITLQKAAEMLSLDIWNIIDKLKKADIHIDYTIENLIEDTK; this comes from the coding sequence ATGGATAAAAAGATGAAGGTAATTAAACTTAGTGACAATTTATATAAAAAGTTGGAAAAAGCTTCGAAAATGCATGGTATGGAGGTTAACGATCTTGTTACCAAGGCGATAAAAGAGGGCGTTGAATTATTGAATGAAAAGAATATCCTCGAACTTTATAGAAACCGTAAAATTACTCTTCAGAAGGCTGCCGAAATGCTTTCTTTAGATATATGGAACATAATAGACAAATTAAAAAAGGCTGATATACACATTGACTATACCATAGAGAATCTGATTGAGGACACGAAATAA
- a CDS encoding transposase has protein sequence MPSIKVQVAEHRAEVKTCPQCGQTHKAPFPEEVSAPVQYGSNVKAIAIYLRGYQLLLSQRTAELFEDLFSCPISAGVLDSILKEGSAHLEEPVERIKEQLKVSSAANFDETGICCNGDTYWLHTGICQFK, from the coding sequence ATCCCCTCAATCAAAGTACAAGTGGCTGAGCATAGGGCTGAAGTGAAAACCTGTCCACAGTGTGGTCAAACCCATAAGGCACCATTTCCGGAAGAGGTATCAGCTCCAGTACAGTATGGATCGAACGTGAAAGCCATAGCCATTTATTTAAGGGGGTACCAGCTTCTGCTTTCCCAAAGGACTGCCGAGTTGTTTGAGGATTTATTCTCTTGTCCAATCAGTGCAGGGGTATTGGATAGTATCCTCAAAGAAGGTTCGGCACATCTGGAAGAACCTGTTGAAAGAATTAAAGAGCAACTGAAAGTCTCATCAGCAGCAAATTTTGATGAAACAGGAATATGCTGTAATGGAGATACGTATTGGTTACATACCGGAATATGTCAATTCAAATAA
- a CDS encoding transposase produces the protein MVKKQNKNTTKRQENQEEAGCPAKASKIGSSTAYSYCSERLSPFGGLLGLVKFMGLIRFREIFEGLYTPPSRTPDMGHHNMVYGFIMLLFIGFNRVWHFLYIQTDSILCSIFHVSKLPFVTTYWRYVNSLGINQGRSLLMVMSALRERVWHLCEIGYETIHIDIDTTVETIYGNQQGGRKGHNTRNRGKKGFRPVLCFIEETREYFAGKLRSGETMGSEEVGEVIRSFKKYLPGCVKKVILRGDGEFIGWESVEAAIEEGYLFIFGNKGCNPPFDPPKWYKVRESDRVEYNECIYQPMGWKQGCRFVAMRIREDEVRKAVQLKLLEDEKYSYRIFVTNKKEKAHKVIEEYDKRADSENLIGEAKREGLAAIVSNKFASNYAYFQIVMLSYNIWRSFKMLAGHSQLEQARQEEENKAKSRCAAREVIDNTIRIARLKLLFIAAKITDHSNTNEVKYSRHDSRVAGLFRFMRYLDERLQQVRPWLDSRRWPSRHIRILGIKQAAFSP, from the coding sequence ATGGTTAAAAAGCAAAATAAGAATACCACCAAGAGGCAGGAAAATCAAGAAGAAGCTGGTTGTCCAGCAAAGGCTAGTAAAATAGGGTCTTCAACAGCATATAGTTATTGCAGTGAGCGTTTGAGTCCATTTGGAGGGCTTTTGGGGCTGGTAAAATTTATGGGGTTGATACGATTCAGAGAGATATTTGAGGGGTTGTATACACCACCGTCCCGAACACCGGATATGGGTCACCATAATATGGTGTATGGTTTTATAATGCTTTTGTTTATTGGGTTCAACCGGGTATGGCATTTTTTGTATATCCAGACAGACTCGATATTGTGTTCGATATTTCATGTGTCAAAACTTCCGTTTGTTACGACATACTGGCGATATGTGAATTCTCTGGGGATAAATCAAGGGAGGTCTCTGTTGATGGTAATGAGTGCGTTGAGAGAGCGGGTATGGCATTTATGCGAGATAGGGTACGAGACGATCCACATCGATATAGACACAACGGTAGAGACCATCTATGGGAATCAGCAGGGAGGTCGCAAAGGTCATAATACGAGGAATCGGGGGAAGAAGGGGTTTCGTCCCGTGCTGTGTTTTATCGAGGAGACGCGAGAATATTTTGCTGGCAAGTTGCGCAGTGGAGAGACGATGGGGAGTGAGGAGGTAGGAGAGGTTATTCGGAGTTTCAAGAAATATCTTCCTGGTTGCGTAAAGAAGGTAATCCTTCGTGGTGACGGGGAGTTCATCGGTTGGGAGAGTGTGGAGGCAGCAATTGAAGAAGGATATCTGTTTATCTTTGGCAACAAGGGATGCAATCCACCCTTTGATCCACCAAAGTGGTACAAGGTACGAGAGAGCGACAGGGTTGAATACAATGAGTGTATCTATCAGCCGATGGGGTGGAAACAGGGGTGTCGTTTTGTTGCCATGCGCATACGGGAAGACGAGGTACGAAAGGCTGTTCAACTGAAGCTTTTGGAAGATGAGAAGTATAGCTACCGGATATTTGTCACGAACAAAAAGGAAAAGGCCCATAAAGTGATAGAAGAGTATGACAAAAGGGCTGATAGTGAGAACCTGATAGGAGAAGCCAAGCGAGAGGGACTAGCAGCCATAGTATCGAACAAATTTGCGAGTAACTATGCGTATTTTCAGATCGTAATGCTTTCCTACAATATCTGGCGGTCATTTAAGATGCTTGCCGGACATAGTCAGTTGGAGCAGGCGAGACAGGAAGAAGAAAATAAAGCGAAATCAAGATGTGCTGCAAGGGAGGTGATCGACAATACCATACGGATTGCCCGTTTAAAGCTGTTGTTCATAGCGGCCAAGATTACAGATCATTCGAATACCAATGAGGTGAAATATTCCCGGCATGATAGTAGGGTTGCAGGCCTTTTTCGATTTATGAGATATCTTGATGAACGTCTACAGCAGGTAAGACCTTGGCTTGACAGCAGAAGATGGCCTTCGAGGCACATCAGAATTCTGGGGATAAAGCAAGCTGCTTTTTCTCCGTGA
- a CDS encoding class I SAM-dependent methyltransferase has translation MVSPTARVLEVGPGSGAFTIPLAAAVREVVVVEPSLAMRQVLNRNLAAAGLGNVRIVPQPFETGLTALEGSFDLALASHSLYHVEMIDTVLHGLLKFANHIVILLGIGEELAWYQALYRQFKNKEPLPSAHFRYFYSVLLELGIYADVKLIWTSSNYVYNSEDTMVEWWLNHFHLNAARQAEMRVALRQISERRGDQVGIYDRRRIAFIWIERERNVVCKNNLSINA, from the coding sequence GTGGTTAGTCCCACAGCACGGGTGCTGGAAGTGGGCCCGGGTAGTGGCGCATTCACTATACCTCTGGCGGCTGCGGTTAGGGAAGTGGTAGTGGTCGAACCTTCATTAGCTATGCGACAGGTGTTAAACCGTAATCTGGCTGCAGCCGGTCTGGGCAATGTCCGGATTGTTCCTCAGCCTTTTGAAACTGGACTAACGGCTCTTGAAGGTTCTTTCGATTTAGCTTTGGCATCTCATTCCCTCTACCATGTGGAGATGATCGATACTGTGTTGCATGGACTGCTAAAATTTGCCAATCACATCGTCATCCTGCTGGGCATAGGGGAGGAACTGGCTTGGTATCAGGCACTATACAGGCAGTTTAAGAATAAGGAACCCTTACCTTCTGCTCACTTTCGTTATTTCTATTCCGTATTGCTGGAATTGGGTATCTATGCTGATGTAAAATTAATCTGGACCAGTTCCAATTACGTTTACAACAGCGAAGATACTATGGTCGAGTGGTGGCTGAATCACTTCCATCTGAACGCGGCGCGCCAGGCTGAGATGCGGGTCGCTCTGCGCCAGATATCCGAGCGCAGGGGTGATCAGGTAGGTATTTATGATCGCCGTCGTATTGCATTCATATGGATAGAGCGGGAGCGTAATGTCGTTTGTAAAAATAACCTGTCAATAAATGCTTAA
- a CDS encoding deoxyhypusine synthase family protein encodes MKTDFDRPDLSKGAESHKEAYKMTHGPISQFMSHHYRHFNAAVTLDAARAYEQHLENGGKMFLTMGGAMSTAEIGLSLAEMIRQDKVHGICCTGANLEEDVFNLVAHDHYVRIPNYRELTPRDEENLFEHHLNRVTDTCIPEAEALRRIESAMLEEWVAADCKGERLFPHEFMFRILLNDKLKEYYQIVPRDSWLMEAAMRNMPIFVPGWEDSTLGNMYAAHCISGKIKHIHTVKTGIEYMVLLAEWYTQTAPKGLGFFQIGGGIAGDFPICVVPMLHQDLRRPDVPLWAYFCQISDATTSYGSYSGAVPNEKITWGKLGKDSPKFIIESDATIVAPLIFAYVLGW; translated from the coding sequence ATGAAAACAGACTTTGATCGGCCAGATTTATCAAAGGGTGCGGAGTCGCATAAAGAAGCGTATAAAATGACACATGGTCCCATTTCTCAATTTATGAGTCATCATTACCGGCATTTTAACGCTGCTGTCACTCTGGATGCAGCACGGGCTTATGAGCAGCATCTGGAAAATGGCGGGAAGATGTTTTTGACAATGGGCGGTGCGATGAGCACTGCCGAGATCGGGCTTTCCCTTGCAGAGATGATTCGTCAGGATAAAGTTCACGGTATCTGTTGTACGGGCGCGAATCTTGAGGAAGACGTCTTCAATCTGGTTGCCCACGATCATTACGTGCGCATCCCAAACTATCGTGAACTGACTCCCCGAGATGAAGAAAACTTGTTTGAGCACCACCTGAATCGGGTAACCGACACTTGTATCCCCGAGGCAGAGGCATTACGGCGCATTGAAAGCGCAATGCTTGAAGAATGGGTGGCAGCAGATTGTAAGGGCGAACGGCTATTTCCTCACGAGTTCATGTTTAGAATTTTGTTAAATGACAAACTCAAGGAATACTATCAAATCGTCCCGCGAGATAGCTGGCTGATGGAAGCGGCGATGCGAAATATGCCAATTTTTGTCCCGGGATGGGAAGATTCAACGCTCGGTAACATGTACGCGGCACATTGCATTTCCGGTAAAATTAAGCATATCCACACGGTAAAAACCGGAATCGAATACATGGTTTTACTGGCTGAATGGTACACGCAAACCGCTCCGAAGGGACTAGGATTTTTTCAAATTGGCGGTGGAATTGCCGGAGATTTTCCCATCTGCGTGGTGCCGATGCTTCATCAGGACCTGAGACGTCCAGACGTACCGCTTTGGGCATATTTTTGCCAGATTAGTGATGCAACCACAAGCTATGGATCGTATTCAGGAGCCGTGCCAAATGAAAAGATTACGTGGGGCAAGCTTGGCAAGGACTCGCCGAAGTTCATCATCGAATCGGACGCAACCATCGTTGCGCCACTGATTTTTGCCTATGTGCTGGGATGGTAG
- a CDS encoding methyltransferase domain-containing protein: MKKIFYVYTLVFLQVYLFSFPVFAEKSEKEMFFDNVANNWDKSSASAEELSRINEVIGYLGLREGETVLDAGCGTGRLIPFLHNKVGKNGHVYGIDFSQEMLRIAKQKHHSENISFVKADITQIPLPSESIDRIICFCTFPHIDNKMLTLREFYRLLKPDGVLIICNLMSSKELNELHRKIGGAIANDVSPDIREMKQLFFESNLTPLELQDFQTLYLMKANKSRH, translated from the coding sequence ATGAAAAAAATATTTTACGTATACACACTGGTATTTTTGCAGGTATATCTATTTTCATTTCCCGTATTTGCCGAGAAATCAGAAAAGGAGATGTTCTTTGACAACGTGGCAAATAATTGGGACAAGTCCTCCGCCAGCGCCGAAGAGCTTTCTCGAATAAACGAAGTTATTGGTTATTTGGGACTGAGAGAAGGAGAAACGGTGCTTGATGCAGGTTGTGGTACCGGACGTCTTATTCCATTTTTACACAATAAAGTCGGTAAAAACGGACATGTATATGGAATAGATTTTTCCCAGGAAATGCTTCGCATAGCAAAACAAAAACACCATAGTGAAAATATTTCTTTCGTCAAGGCGGATATTACACAAATACCGTTACCTTCTGAGAGTATAGACAGGATAATATGTTTTTGTACCTTTCCGCACATTGACAATAAAATGCTTACGCTTAGGGAATTCTACCGGCTGTTAAAACCAGATGGTGTTTTAATAATATGCAACCTTATGAGCAGTAAGGAACTCAACGAATTGCATAGAAAAATTGGCGGGGCTATAGCAAACGACGTCTCTCCCGATATTAGAGAAATGAAACAGCTTTTTTTTGAAAGCAACCTTACCCCTTTAGAATTGCAGGATTTTCAAACATTGTATTTAATGAAGGCAAACAAGTCGCGTCACTAA
- a CDS encoding deoxyribodipyrimidine photo-lyase: protein MNLRRVRILRDTIGIPGPVVYWMSRDQRVADNWALIYTQELALRQKAAMAVVFCLVPQFLGAGENHYRFMLRGLQETEKNLQKKNIPFFLLGGSPDHEISRFIKQYRVGTLVTDFNPLRIKQGWNIAVAHKIDIPFHEVDAHNIVPCRIASTKQEYGAYTLRPKIYRLLPEFLDKFSPIKKHPFLWECQVNTVDWNVYMNSFMAIDTGQHISWFEPGEKAAGKVLRKFLENKILQYETSRNDPSKDAQSHLSPYLHFGQISAQRVTLEVLALSGRSSSGNAFLEELIVRRELSDNFCFYNPHYDNFQGLPNWAKETLNKHRHDKRAHLYTHQQLEHAETYDELWNAAQSEMTKKGKMHGYLRMYWAKKILEWTRSPEEAMEIAIYLNDRYELDGRDPNGYAGIAWSIGGVHDRPWKERNIFGKIRYMSYNGCKSKFNIQSYIQSVKRW, encoded by the coding sequence ATGAATTTAAGACGGGTTAGAATACTCAGGGATACCATCGGAATTCCCGGGCCTGTTGTTTACTGGATGAGCCGTGATCAACGTGTTGCTGACAATTGGGCGCTTATTTACACCCAGGAATTAGCGCTTCGGCAGAAAGCTGCTATGGCAGTTGTGTTTTGTCTTGTGCCGCAGTTTCTTGGTGCGGGTGAAAATCACTATCGCTTTATGCTCAGAGGATTACAGGAAACGGAAAAAAACTTACAGAAAAAGAATATTCCCTTTTTTCTCCTTGGGGGATCTCCTGACCATGAAATATCACGATTTATTAAACAATACAGGGTTGGCACACTTGTGACAGACTTTAATCCCCTCCGGATAAAACAAGGATGGAACATCGCCGTAGCGCATAAGATTGATATTCCTTTCCATGAGGTCGATGCGCATAACATCGTGCCTTGCCGGATAGCTTCAACAAAGCAGGAATATGGCGCATATACCTTGCGCCCAAAGATCTATCGTCTCCTGCCGGAATTTTTAGATAAATTTTCACCCATAAAGAAACATCCCTTCCTCTGGGAATGCCAGGTGAATACCGTAGACTGGAATGTGTATATGAACTCTTTCATGGCAATAGATACAGGCCAGCATATTTCATGGTTTGAACCAGGGGAAAAAGCTGCCGGCAAAGTACTCCGGAAATTTCTGGAAAACAAAATACTGCAGTATGAAACCAGCAGGAATGATCCTTCAAAAGATGCGCAGTCACATCTGTCACCTTATCTCCATTTTGGTCAGATTTCAGCGCAAAGGGTAACACTTGAGGTTTTGGCATTGTCTGGCAGGAGCAGTTCTGGCAATGCATTTCTCGAAGAGCTTATTGTAAGGCGTGAGCTGTCTGATAATTTTTGTTTTTATAATCCGCACTATGACAATTTTCAGGGCTTACCAAACTGGGCAAAGGAAACATTGAATAAGCACCGGCACGACAAAAGGGCTCATTTGTATACCCATCAACAGCTTGAACATGCAGAAACCTATGACGAACTATGGAATGCCGCTCAGTCAGAGATGACAAAAAAGGGGAAAATGCATGGATACCTGCGGATGTACTGGGCAAAAAAAATACTGGAATGGACACGGTCGCCTGAGGAGGCTATGGAAATTGCGATTTATCTGAACGACAGGTATGAACTTGACGGCAGGGATCCCAATGGATATGCAGGTATCGCATGGAGCATAGGTGGGGTTCACGATCGTCCCTGGAAGGAACGGAATATATTTGGCAAGATTCGCTACATGAGCTATAATGGCTGTAAATCAAAATTTAATATCCAATCATATATTCAGTCGGTTAAAAGATGGTAA
- a CDS encoding pyridoxamine 5'-phosphate oxidase family protein: protein MLKKGLKNIPVLAVKGNAPIQDRLQILNQKERYAVLATESDGQPYTALIAYALTDNLKGVVFATPKNTCKFKNILKNPRVSILIDSRTNSSGDYLSIESVTVAGTARSLRKGRKWDESAAVLVKKHPQLSDFIVSSTTALILTNVTHYVHVCNFQDISEWHIK, encoded by the coding sequence ATGCTAAAAAAGGGGTTAAAAAATATTCCGGTCTTGGCGGTAAAGGGAAATGCCCCGATACAAGACCGTCTGCAAATTCTTAACCAAAAGGAACGCTATGCAGTCCTTGCAACGGAATCGGATGGTCAACCATATACAGCGCTCATTGCATATGCCCTTACTGATAATTTAAAAGGAGTTGTATTTGCAACGCCGAAAAATACTTGTAAATTTAAGAATATTTTGAAGAATCCAAGGGTTTCCATCCTTATTGATAGCCGCACTAATTCAAGCGGTGATTATTTGAGTATAGAGTCCGTTACTGTGGCAGGAACTGCGCGTTCACTCAGAAAGGGCAGAAAATGGGATGAATCTGCCGCTGTTTTGGTAAAGAAACACCCTCAATTAAGTGACTTCATTGTCTCATCAACCACTGCACTCATCCTCACCAATGTCACCCATTATGTTCATGTATGCAATTTCCAGGATATTTCAGAATGGCATATAAAATAG
- a CDS encoding DUF523 and DUF1722 domain-containing protein, with protein sequence MIQKIKLGISSCLLGEKVRYDGGHRHDRFITDTLGPYFEWVPVCPEYEYGFPVPREPLRLVGSPEAPRIVTTKTGIDHTERMLQWAEERLGKLAQENLCGFIFKSKSPSSGISGVKVYTQQGIPSQRGAGIFGGAFVKRFPLTPVIDDGRLHNPRLRENFIESVFVFHRWQELQKYRSINSLVEFHTSHKLIMLAHSPKHYSSLGQLVAGAKKAKQEELYTSYIKGFMEGMRFLATSKKNANVLMHIAGYFKKLITADEKRELLEVIENYRQCLIPLIVPITMVKHYVRKYNTGYLQKQHYLNPHPMELMLRNHV encoded by the coding sequence ATGATCCAAAAAATTAAATTGGGTATCAGCTCCTGCTTGCTTGGCGAAAAGGTGCGTTATGACGGTGGACACAGACATGATCGCTTTATAACGGATACCCTTGGACCGTATTTCGAATGGGTGCCGGTCTGTCCCGAATATGAATATGGCTTTCCCGTGCCACGGGAACCCCTCCGCCTGGTAGGAAGTCCGGAAGCCCCCCGGATCGTTACCACCAAGACTGGTATCGATCATACGGAAAGGATGTTGCAATGGGCAGAGGAAAGACTTGGGAAATTAGCACAGGAAAACCTTTGCGGTTTCATCTTTAAGAGCAAATCACCCAGTTCCGGTATCAGCGGGGTTAAGGTGTATACGCAGCAAGGTATACCCAGTCAGCGGGGTGCGGGTATCTTTGGCGGCGCCTTCGTGAAACGTTTCCCGCTTACCCCGGTTATTGACGATGGCCGGCTTCACAACCCCCGGTTGAGGGAAAATTTCATCGAAAGTGTTTTTGTCTTCCATCGTTGGCAGGAGCTTCAGAAATACAGGAGTATTAATAGCCTAGTTGAGTTTCACACCAGCCATAAACTTATCATGCTGGCGCATAGCCCAAAACATTATTCATCGTTGGGTCAGCTTGTGGCAGGTGCAAAGAAGGCAAAACAGGAAGAGCTGTATACTTCATATATTAAGGGTTTCATGGAAGGTATGCGGTTCCTTGCAACATCAAAGAAGAACGCGAACGTCCTGATGCATATTGCAGGGTATTTTAAAAAACTCATAACGGCTGATGAGAAGCGGGAACTCCTTGAGGTTATAGAAAACTATCGCCAGTGCCTTATCCCATTAATCGTCCCCATTACCATGGTAAAGCATTATGTCAGAAAATATAACACCGGCTATTTACAAAAACAGCACTATCTTAATCCCCACCCCATGGAACTCATGTTGCGAAACCATGTATAG
- a CDS encoding YdbL family protein — translation MKRKILASFTIMTIFCCFFINVLSFADNLSAIRARMEERLPIILELKSKGILGENSRGYLDYVGRHREKEDIVRAENQDREKVYTTIAQKERVSVEHVGRRRALQIADIARKGDWLQDQDGRWYQK, via the coding sequence ATGAAAAGAAAAATATTGGCTTCTTTTACGATCATGACAATCTTCTGTTGTTTTTTTATAAACGTTTTGTCTTTTGCTGATAATTTAAGCGCCATACGGGCACGTATGGAAGAACGGCTTCCCATTATTCTTGAATTAAAATCTAAAGGGATACTTGGAGAGAATTCAAGGGGATATCTGGATTATGTTGGAAGACATCGTGAAAAAGAGGACATTGTCCGGGCGGAAAATCAGGACAGGGAAAAGGTTTATACTACAATTGCCCAGAAAGAACGGGTAAGCGTGGAACACGTTGGGCGGCGCAGGGCATTGCAGATTGCTGATATTGCAAGAAAGGGTGATTGGTTGCAGGACCAGGATGGCAGATGGTACCAAAAATAG